The following are encoded in a window of Solibacillus sp. FSL R7-0668 genomic DNA:
- a CDS encoding EAL domain-containing protein, translated as MTKEQLYSTEMDTLLVTPFPSFILLPNGTIAKGNLEHFDYSTEDIERLKEISIEDTLFAAVDNAMIESIVSSTVPLRLQEIAITTKHQAITSVTLYTKPITMNEQEATYVLCVPTDEMRSIDAEQQHLSDLKNGIHQSFMTVTLDQDGFIIQTNQAFLKTSHWTPKRVIGKTFWQLFPSTEASEKVTQDIWKTVHGGQIWQGDVQKITKDEQLYWVHLTAIPLFGPTPEQNQYLLIERDITKDKSIQFQLEKIAYIDPETGMINVHRLAQIITAMIEEKRHFSFVYLSIDKFYTIKDLHHDLDDSSLVVEFTKRMKMYFQDSTMARINENEFVVITPLPEWFTQGFLTYLQQNPIYNGNVAVPLSISGGMTRYPEDQTTFSQLMKASLATIATVREAGGDRIVSLSKSSHAAINRKSIVERRLLQALDQKNLHVLYQPQLDIQSGTVTAVEALVRWDDEEIGVVSPDELIPIAEETGLINNIGSFMLERACEQAAAWKKAGHNIKVSINSSVREFRDKNMAKSILDTLERTGCPANLLQIEITEKFALEAEAENSIIKQMRTLENEGILFALDDFGTGYGSFRYMQLLPISIVKIDQTFTSALKSEKTQLLVNGMVQLGKSMNLRVVAEGVETEEQQQLLTSFGCDAVQGFYISKPVTSSEISNLI; from the coding sequence ATGACAAAAGAGCAACTCTATTCAACCGAAATGGACACATTGCTGGTAACTCCTTTCCCGTCCTTCATTCTTTTACCCAATGGAACAATCGCCAAAGGGAATCTAGAACATTTTGACTATTCAACGGAAGATATCGAGCGTTTAAAAGAAATATCGATTGAAGACACACTTTTTGCAGCAGTCGATAATGCGATGATCGAATCAATTGTCTCAAGTACCGTGCCACTCCGCTTACAAGAAATCGCGATAACAACAAAGCACCAAGCAATCACATCTGTCACACTCTATACCAAACCAATCACAATGAATGAGCAAGAGGCTACGTATGTTTTATGCGTACCGACAGACGAAATGCGTTCAATCGATGCCGAACAGCAGCATTTATCGGATTTAAAAAACGGGATTCACCAATCATTTATGACTGTCACACTAGATCAAGACGGCTTTATTATCCAAACGAACCAAGCCTTTTTAAAAACAAGTCATTGGACACCAAAGCGCGTAATTGGCAAAACATTTTGGCAGCTATTTCCGTCAACAGAGGCATCTGAAAAAGTCACACAAGACATTTGGAAAACTGTGCATGGCGGGCAAATTTGGCAAGGGGACGTCCAGAAGATAACGAAGGATGAGCAGCTATATTGGGTGCACTTAACAGCCATCCCGCTATTTGGTCCGACGCCCGAGCAAAATCAATACCTCTTAATCGAGCGCGATATTACAAAAGACAAGAGCATACAATTCCAGCTCGAAAAAATTGCCTATATCGACCCAGAAACAGGCATGATCAACGTTCACCGTTTGGCCCAAATTATTACTGCAATGATTGAGGAAAAACGTCATTTTTCATTTGTCTATTTAAGCATCGACAAATTCTATACAATTAAAGATTTACACCATGATTTGGACGATAGTTCTTTAGTGGTGGAGTTTACGAAACGCATGAAAATGTATTTCCAAGACAGCACAATGGCGCGTATTAATGAAAATGAATTCGTTGTCATTACACCATTACCTGAATGGTTTACACAAGGCTTCTTAACGTACTTGCAGCAAAATCCTATTTATAATGGCAATGTCGCCGTACCATTATCAATAAGTGGGGGAATGACGCGCTACCCTGAAGACCAAACAACCTTTTCACAGCTAATGAAAGCGTCTCTTGCAACCATTGCAACGGTGCGTGAGGCTGGTGGTGATCGCATTGTTTCATTATCCAAATCATCACATGCAGCGATTAACCGTAAATCAATCGTTGAAAGACGCTTATTACAGGCGCTCGATCAAAAAAATTTACATGTGCTTTACCAGCCACAATTAGATATACAATCAGGTACCGTTACTGCTGTTGAGGCGCTCGTACGTTGGGATGATGAAGAAATCGGGGTTGTCTCACCAGACGAGCTCATCCCAATCGCTGAAGAAACAGGGCTCATTAACAATATCGGCTCCTTCATGCTTGAACGTGCATGTGAGCAAGCTGCCGCATGGAAAAAGGCAGGTCACAATATAAAAGTGAGCATCAACTCCTCTGTACGTGAGTTCCGCGATAAAAACATGGCAAAATCAATTTTAGATACATTAGAGCGCACGGGCTGCCCAGCAAACTTACTTCAAATTGAAATTACAGAAAAGTTCGCACTTGAAGCAGAGGCTGAAAATAGCATCATTAAGCAAATGCGTACACTTGAAAACGAAGGCATCCTCTTCGCGTTAGACGATTTTGGTACAGGCTACGGTTCATTCCGTTACATGCAGCTATTACCGATTTCCATCGTGAAAATTGACCAAACGTTTACATCTGCATTAAAATCCGAAAAAACACAGCTGCTTGTAAACGGGATGGTTCAACTCGGCAAATCGATGAATCTTCGCGTTGTCGCAGAAGGTGTTGAAACCGAAGAGCAGCAGCAACTCCTAACAAGCTTCGGCTGCGATGCTGTACAAGGCTTCTACATTAGCAAACCTGTAACGAGCAGCGAAATTTCAAATTTAATCTAA